ACTGCTCATTGCTTTTAGCAGGTGCTCCCATGAAGAAATAATGATCATTTCTATCTGCCAGGTTGTTAGAACTGCAATGTCTTATCTCAGTAATTACTCAGTTCTTTCAAACTGGATAGGTTTCAGGGGGCAAAATCTATCAGGCCGTCATTCAAAAACGACCTTCATGATTTCAGGAACTTCAAGGCCCGTCATTTTGTTGGGTACTTTGTCTCTGGCAAGataacaaattctttaaaaaggtgAGAAGCATGCCTCGGATGCTTAATCtgtgcatttttaataaaacaagagcGTCTACAAAGAGCTTCAcactcttttctttcatctttactGACAGAACACAACAGGTATCACCCACAGTCATAAACACATAGAGATTTAACCCCAAATGGGttttcttcccaccttctctAATGGAgtatttttagagaaataattttgaaagccAACTAAAGAATCCTTGTGATTTCAAACAAACTCTTAAAATCAATTGAGGCACACAAACAAGTAAGTTCTTACTGGATCACCCCTCTTCCTATTTGCCTTGTCCTAGTCTCAGGGGATTGTGGGCTGGGGAGACTGGGGTAAATGTGAAGGCTGCACTGAGAAGCCACTGGCATAGCTGCACAGAGAGGGCTTGTGACAGCTCATTTCGTCAACTTAAGATACCATGCGATCCAGACATTCAGTCAAAGATGATTCTAGATGTTtctctgaaggtattttttagatgagcTCAACATTGAGTTCAATAGACCTGgaataaagcagattacccttcataatgtgggtgggcctcatccaatcagttgaaggccttaatagaAAAACACTGACCTCCCTTAAAGAAGAGGGAAATCTGCCAGCAGAtggcctttggactcaaactgcaACATCAACTCTTCCCAGGTCTCCAACCTGTTGGCCCCCACTGCATattttggacttgccagtctccacaattgtgtgagccaattccttaaagtCTCAATAGATAGGAaaatagatagatacacacagaGATACATATATACTTGTATATATGATCTGGTTCCCTGGAGAACCTGAGAGACACAGTGTCCTACAGAGATGAGGGGGTTCCAGGGAGGACGGGAGTCCAGCCCTAATCACACTCCCGTATACTGCAAGCACACTGCCTCACCTGGTCCACtcacccctgctccctgcctcccacctccttccaCCAATCATTAAAAGGGTTCCCCCAAAGCATCGATAGGAGGGAGTCCCCTGAAGCCTCAGGGTACCTGAAAGCAGAAAGCAGTCCAAACAAGTAAGCATATTTTACCATCAAGGCATGACTAGATTCATGATTACCTTCAGAGCCACTTCCAGAGGCTGAACACAGGAGGAGACTCTTTGGGTTACATCAAGTCACAGCTATGGGAGTAAAGGCCAAAAACCAGCCTATTCTCCACTTTTGATTAAAGATGACATCAGAAATTTGCCCAGTACAATGTCTGGGGCTTCTCTACTCTATCCTGCAGCCTGAGGAAAGGGCCTGGGCCTCAGATGCTCTGATTGTGGCTGAAAATGGTCCTCGGAGAGAGTGGCTGGCACACAGCAGCACTGCTACCCCGGCACCAACAGGGTCTCACCAGACTCCTCAGAACTACTAAAGCcacacactcacaccaacccatTTCCTGGAGATCTGGGGTGGCTTCTGGAGGactaagaataaaaaatacatggggtgggggggaatgtACATCTAACATagaaattattctgtattttatggAGGAAGCAGAAGCAATAAAGAAAGGAATTATACACAAGAAAAATTCAGACATGTCACAGAGAAagaattgcagatactaacagGATTTCTGCCTACATCTCCAAAAAAGTTTCTCACAAGtgtgtttcacagagaaaaatctaggggatcttttttgtttgtttggtgggtgggaaggggtacTAAATTACTTATTTGAAGAAAGTGTACAAATGAAAGTCACCAATAAAGTGCCTCTGAACAGAGGCCTAAAGAAAGCGAAGGGGAGAGCCATTCAGATATCTGGAAGAAGACCTCTGAGCAGAgggaagtgcaaaggccctgaggcagcagaggtagagagaaggaaggagaggtggTCGGGAGGTAAAGGAGCCAGACTGACTGCATTCTGACGGCTGAGCAGGCTCTGGGCTCCAGCCCACATTCCGAGTGGCCTGGGAAGACCTAAAGCATGTCagggagaggagtgaggagaGCTGCAATCCTGCCCTGCACAGAATCACTGCAAGGACTGGAGAAGGTTGGCAAAGATTAAATGTGATGTCAAGTGGGCCcggtacacagtaggcactcaactAAACGCCAGCTGTAATTATTGTTTTGACTTAAAATGGAGCCGAGGCCTAACATGCTTCCTACTCACTGTGCTCTTGGTATGTCTGCATAGAGATCAAGTCTGACCCATTTGAACGgtatatttattttggaatttttgcatTGGCCTGGTTTCTAGAAGAATTATGCTCGCTTGCTGAAACAACGAAGTCAGGTCAAATGCACACTTCCCTACCTTTCACGTGTTATGTCAGGTAGAATTTTAACGAGTCTCCTCAGATGTCAGAGGCCCTCTCATCCTGACCACCGGACTCTTCTAAATCAAAGCTGTCCATCTGCCTACAACCTCCCCTGGTTAAAAATACCCATTGCTGCACGAGTGTCTCCATCACAGTCTGCGACTGGCCGAGAGAGGATATTCTGTTTTCCCAATTCATCAAAAAATGCATAACAGATCTGAGGAAGTGCCACTTGGAGACGGTGTCACGATGCCATTCTCTTACCTCCTGCAGAAACTTTTCACTCATCTGACTGAAGTGGTGTCCAGGGGGCTTGATCCCAGACACCACCAGCCCGGAGCTGAACACCCGGGGCCGCTGCAAGTCAGGCTTGAACTTCTCGTAGAGGCCGGCAGGCGGCTTCAGGTCCCCGCTCACCGCCTTGTCCTCCTTGGGGAGAGGCACGGCGCATGCAGGCGGAGCATACGGCAGCCCCACAGGGACCAGCGAAGCGTCCATCTGGCCGAGGGCCTGAGGGCTCCTCCTGATGTAGGTGATGATCTTAGGCCTAACGTGCTTGGGCTTGGGCAGGATGACAGGCCTAGGGTCTgccctttcttctgtcttttcaaCCCGGaggccctcccttccctctggggCGGCGGGTGTGTCCTCGGGATGGGCGACAACAGGCTTGGAAATCCCACTGGGGCAGGTGTGCTTGTCAGGCACTTTCGGGGAAGCGTTGGACAACCCCGCGCTGTCGGCGGGAGGCAGGGCGACCGAGGGGGACCCCGCATCCCCACCCAACACGCCCGAGTCCTGAAAGCCGCTGCTGGGTGGTGGAGGCTGGCGGCCCATGTTCACAGCGGTCTCTGGGTGGAGGGGCGCTGGGACCTGGGGAAGAGAATCCGCTCTTGCTGGGGTGCTTTCCACCTCAACTGCATCTTCTAGACGGTGCCTGTTCTCAGCCACGGATGTCGTGATCTCTGTGCTCTCCCCAGCTTCTGAGCTGCTGTGAGGAGGGTTGAGGGGCTCAGCGACCCCAGTTTCACTCTTTCCAACAGAAGGATCTGAAGTGAAGACTGTAGCACCATCCCTGTCCCCACCGCCCAGCACCCCACTCTCCTCACGGGCATCTGAGGGTCCGCTGTCAGTCGAATTAGCAGGAACCAAAGCTGCGTGACTATCACCTGGTGAGACGCTGCGGGACGCCgcttcacccagcttcccagcTGCACTTGGTGAAATTCTGCCTGTGGGCTGATTATCAGCAGCTCTCGGGGGAGCAGGGCTCTGTTTCGGGGTGGTCTGCAGAGAACCCTCCTGGCCTCTCTTTTCCTGCTcactcctgcctcttcccacgcctggggggTGAGGACCGCTGTGCGGCAGGCTGCTAAGTacggcagcggcagcggcggcagctTCCTGCTGTGCTTCCCCACGCAGCTCCTTTCTCCCCCGGGGTAACACATCCTCCTCCCCAGGacatcccagcccctccacctggGTGGACTTGAACTCCTGCATGGGCCTGGGCTGGCCCAGTTTCAGCTCCATCTTGGGCTCTGCCTTTCCCTGGCCCGACTGTGCTTCTGGCTTACTCAGGACTTCCCTCAACAGTGGAGTGGAATTCGGGGTGCCCTCTGGGCGGGCAGAAGGGGCTGTGCTCTGGGCGCTAGCTCTCGGTACCTGCCCGCCCTCAGTCCGGGCCTCTAAGGGGGTGGTCTCCTTGGTTTCTGAGGTAGATGGTTTTGGAGGACGCGCAGGGTTACTGGCCGCTGGAGAACAAGCTGGCCCTGGAAAAGGGACTGTCCCCGTCTTCTGCGGCCCCTGCCCACCACTGGCCACCAGCCAGAGGGCTTCTGGGGGGCCCAGTCCTCCAGGCTGCGGAGGTGGCCGGGCCAGGCCTCCGGGGCGCTCCTTAGCAAGCACGTCGCCTGCAACCGCAGAGCTGCTGGCCCTCTCCAAAGAACGCCTCCTCAGCTCCTCACTGTCCAGGGTCTTGGCCAACTTATCCTTGGGAGCATGCCGGGGAGCTTCAGCCTCCCTCCTGGCTGAGACCTCGGGACTGGCCTCACCCCCGACAGTCCTCCAGCTTGGCCGGCCTGGGCCGTGGAGACCCCGAGGGGTCTGCAGGCTCTCTGCGACTCTTTCCAGCGTGGACTCCATGCTCAGTTCGCTCTGAGCTGTCGGAGgaaattttaaatccttcaggCTGGTGGGGCCAGCCTGAGGCCCCTTCCCAAAGCTCTGAAGTGGCTGGAAGTCCTTATGGACCCGGGTACCATTCTCTGGCCCCCCTGCATTTGCATTTCCAAGTTCATCTGTCCGGTCACAAGTCGCCGGCTCATCATGAGAGGAGCTGACCCCCCACATGACGGGGTTGGCGTTGGTGTCCCCCAGACTCAGGATgctctcattattattttttgttccatttctgtTGTCCCGCAACTCAGTGTAGCACGACTTCTTAGGAGCCACTGGGACGCTCATTTTCAAGCCTTCAATGGGGGCTGCCTGCCATGCAGTCCTCCTGAATGGGAAGGGGCTTCCTTCAAGCTGCTATGCGGTGAAGAGGAAACACTCAAGCTGCCTGCTGCCCCCGGACAAAGTCACTGGGCAGCGCTGCTCATCACTCTCAGAGCAGTTTTAAAACCGAGCATTGTCTTGATACGCAGCTGGATGACTTGTCTGTTAGGTGCCTGCTGAACGAGAGCCCGTTAGCCCATGAGAcctaaagagaaatgaaaaggaaagcatGTTAGAGTGACAGGTGGAGCTCTCACGAGAAAACAGCGTGGTAAACACACATTCATTCGTCACTTTCCTCCTGTCATTTCATCTGCTCAGGCCAGACACTGTTTCTCAAAAACCTTTCCGACGGGGCTCTCCTGCTAGACAAATATGGGAAATTGTAAGATCAAAATGATTACTGTTAGGCATGGATTATGAATACATCTTAAacattaaattcaaattttaaaaacccacaagTCCATGCTGATACTGATGGAAAAGGGTGAAAGGGAAGGGCATGCTCTTTTTCACAGAAGAACATCAACTAACAtatgaaaaaattatacaatttaaaCATCACCACTTCATGTTCACCAGAGTAATAATCATCTTGGGCAAGGGACGCCAATGGTTGCTAGAAATCACTGAATGAAAAACTGTTGGGGAACAAGATAGTTACAGAATTGTTAAGGCACCATTCTCTATAGATTACTTTATTTATTCCAAAGGAAAACTTCATCTGTACGAGGGAGAACGCTGGTGGACACCactttaaccaagtgatcaaattTAACATCATCAATATGGAAGCTGATAGCAAGTGCTCCTGAGGTTAGGCAGTTCTCAGGTCCTCCCCCGGCCCCGAAGACAGTATTCTGGCTATAAACGTCCAACCTGAGTTCAATCAAGAGGAAATAAACGGGCAAACTGAAATTGATGGGCCTTCTACAAAGTAACTGGCCTAAACTTGCCCCTAAAATGCCAATGGATATCTAGACGCAATGCATGCTCCTTGACTGAGTCTtggattttgaaaacttttgCAAAGAACATTGAGACAATGTGAGATTTAAATACGGGCTATATATTGGGTAAAGATACTTGATCATGGTTAACTTTCTTGGATGTGTTATTAGCATTGTGATTATACCAGCAGTAATCTGTTCCTGGAAGATACACAATATTAAACATGTCAAGATTTCTAACGTGACATGTGGTCTGTAAcctactctcaaatggttcagcaaagagagaaatgtgtgtgtgtgtaaaagagagAGCGCACACAACCATGGCAAAATGTCAGCAATCTGAAAATCTAGGTGGATCCCCTCTGCTACACCTGCACTTTTTGTATAGgtttgatatttttcaaaataaaaagttggaggAAATTCTATTCCTGCCTGAAAGGTCTGCATGGTCTAGCCCCCACACACCTTTCCAGCCTCACCTCCACTTGTCCTCTTACTCCCTGGGGGGCAGCCACACTGTCCTCGTTCCTCATGTTACGATGTTCCTTTCTCCCTGCTTTGGGGCCTCTGCACATACTCCCATCTTCATGGAATGTGGACTTTTCCCCCAGTCTCAGCCAACTAACTCCCTTGTCGTCTTCAGTTTGCAGCATAAgtgccacttcctccaggaagccttcctgatcCACTAGATTAGGTCCTTCTATGATGAACTTTCATAATACcctatatttttactttaaaaaaaaacttcaaatgtgctaggcactgaagaaaatattagaaaaggtTGGTAATACctggtatacatatatacatatatatatatatatatatatatacacatatatatatatgtatatatatataacccatttcacatgtatttgtagtatgaacaaatgaataatgattaaatgaatgatgAAGATCAATGTCATTTCTGACCCCACAGTTTGAATTTTAATAGAGTATTTAAGTTTCTATCCAAGTAGATGCACAGATCACCAGTAAACCACTCAACTCAAGGCTAACACAGTTTTACCTGCTGCTGTGAATGCATTTATTAGGCACGGGGGATGGGAGACTTTAAAAGTAACAGGGTTCTGCCTTGGCCCCAACTCTCCCAGTGGGGATTCAACATTAACAGCCTCCTTCCACACCTTCCTCTGCTTCATACAAACACATACAAGTGCACGCACTTATGACACAGGAGACTGCTGTTATGTTTCTGCTAAAACACGTTACATGGCAACCCACTCGTCTGTCCTGCATGATTGTTGAATATGTTATTTCACACATTCAAAAGAACATGTGTatgt
This portion of the Camelus dromedarius isolate mCamDro1 chromosome 13, mCamDro1.pat, whole genome shotgun sequence genome encodes:
- the MTUS2 gene encoding microtubule-associated tumor suppressor candidate 2 isoform X1, coding for MSVPVAPKKSCYTELRDNRNGTKNNNESILSLGDTNANPVMWGVSSSHDEPATCDRTDELGNANAGGPENGTRVHKDFQPLQSFGKGPQAGPTSLKDLKFPPTAQSELSMESTLERVAESLQTPRGLHGPGRPSWRTVGGEASPEVSARREAEAPRHAPKDKLAKTLDSEELRRRSLERASSSAVAGDVLAKERPGGLARPPPQPGGLGPPEALWLVASGGQGPQKTGTVPFPGPACSPAASNPARPPKPSTSETKETTPLEARTEGGQVPRASAQSTAPSARPEGTPNSTPLLREVLSKPEAQSGQGKAEPKMELKLGQPRPMQEFKSTQVEGLGCPGEEDVLPRGRKELRGEAQQEAAAAAAAVLSSLPHSGPHPPGVGRGRSEQEKRGQEGSLQTTPKQSPAPPRAADNQPTGRISPSAAGKLGEAASRSVSPGDSHAALVPANSTDSGPSDAREESGVLGGGDRDGATVFTSDPSVGKSETGVAEPLNPPHSSSEAGESTEITTSVAENRHRLEDAVEVESTPARADSLPQVPAPLHPETAVNMGRQPPPPSSGFQDSGVLGGDAGSPSVALPPADSAGLSNASPKVPDKHTCPSGISKPVVAHPEDTPAAPEGREGLRVEKTEERADPRPVILPKPKHVRPKIITYIRRSPQALGQMDASLVPVGLPYAPPACAVPLPKEDKAVSGDLKPPAGLYEKFKPDLQRPRVFSSGLVVSGIKPPGHHFSQMSEKFLQEVTERPGKEEFCSPPYTHYEVPPTFYRSAMLLKPQLGLGAMSRLPSAKSRILIASQRSSASAIHPPGPIATAASLYSPDPAADLKKASSSNAAKSNLPKSGLRPPGYSRLPAAKLAAFGFVRSSSVSSVSSTQSADSAQPEPGRLANRSTFGTEDQPALKVALPSKDTPKGAGRAAPPASSSVATPRRSLLPAPKSTSTPAGTKKEVQKDQDANKPAVSSPKRTAASATKLHSPGHPKQRTAAPRNGFPPKPDPQAREAERQLAQRLRERCERQARQLGLARAELRRAARGFEALAVSTQLFSGKNESALVKEKELSIELANIRDEVAFNTARCEKLQKEKEELERRCEDQVRRLGWQQRAELQDLEERLQLQFEAEMARLQEEHRAQLLRIRCQHQEQVEDITASHEAALLEMENSHTVAIAILQDDHDHKVQELISTHELEKKELEENFEKLRLSLQDQVDTLTFQSQSLRDRARRFEEALRKNTEEQLEVALAPYQHLEEDMKSLKQVLEMKNQQIHQQEKKIIELEKLAEKNIVLEEKIQVLQQQNEDLRARIDQNTVVTRQLSEENANLQEYVEKETQEKKRLSRTNEELLWKLQTGDPTSPIKLSPTSPVYRGSSSSGPSSPARVSTTPR